TAGCGGAGTCATACATGACGACATCATACGTGGGTGTGGCGTCCCCTCCTGATCGTTGAAAGCCCTGCAGTCTCAACATCTTGTCGACGTAGGAGAGTGGCTGCACGACACCGGTCAGGGTTTTGTTTTTTAACCGCATGAACATCCTCCTCGGCTCAACCTTTAAGTATTCAGGTTTGGTATCATCCTATGTAGGGCATTCACAATTCAGACTTGTAGAAAAAGAAAAGAAGGAGTGGACCAACATGAATCACCATGCTGATTTACATACGCATACAAAAGCATCCGATGGTACGTGCGATCCGGTGGAAAACGTACGCCTCGCCAAAGAAGCCGGACTGACGGCTGTCGCTATTACCGACCATGATACGGTGGCAGGTGTTCCGGCTGCATTGGAAGCCGGAGCGGAATTAGGTCTAGAGGTCATTCCCGGTGTAGAGGTCAGCTCCGTGGGACGGGGACAAGATATTCACGTACTCGGTTACTTTGTTCCGTATGAGGACCCATCCTTTCAAGAACGGTTGGTCGGCCTGCGGGAAACGAGGCATGAACGCAATCAGCTGCTGATCGCTCGGCTACAGGAACTGGGGATTCCCATTACTTTGGAAAACGTGTATCGCCGCAAGCAAGGAACGGACAAGAATATCGGGCGACCCCATATTGCCGAAGAACTGATGGAGCTCGGTGTGGTTGCGTCCATCAATGAGGCGTTCGAGAAATACTTGGGCAAGGAAGGCGCTGCTTACGTCAATCCACCGCGGATCTCGCCACAGGAAGCGATTACCTTGATCAAAGAGGCGGGGGGAGCGGCTGTCTTGGCGCATCCTGGCTTGTATGACGCCGACGATTTGGTGCAGGAGCTGATTGCCTTTGGGCTGGATGGGATCGAAGTGAATCATCCGGACAACAATGCTGAACAGCGCGCCCGTTACACAGCTTGGGCAAATGAACATGGCCTCGTCATGACGGGAGGTTCCGATTTCCACGGCTGGCGCGGGGAAGAGCCGTTTCATGCGATGCTCGGGACGCATACGGCACCGATGGAAGCAGTGGAGAGGCTGCGTCAGGTAGCAGCGAATCGGAAAGGGAAATAGGTTGGTTACGCAGTGAAAGGAAGCCCCCGACTGCCACGTATGAAAACGTGTGGACAGGGGCTTTCGTACGTTCGATCTACACGACACTACTCAATCAGTCACAGCGAGAACAAATGCAAGCCCGAGCCACAGGCAGAGTGGGCTATAGAACCATGTATCGTTTCGGGCAAAATGTGTTTGCCTGACTCGCTTAAAAAATCCAACGTAGCGGAAATCACCCATAGCTCGGAGGCAAAAGACGGCTGCACAAAGGATGCACCCCCATCGGATCAGCCTCTCAGATAGGAGCGCGTACAGGTAACCGCTCTGAGCGAGGAGCAGATAACTGGCAAAGAAAATCAAAAACGCCACACCTACTGTCGCTGCCTTTCCTGGTGAAAAGAGGCGGCGGGAATCATCTTCTCTACGGGGGATGGTAGCCTCCAGTCCCCATTTTCCACCGACTACCCAGTATAGATGGAGCAGGGAAAGGAAGAGTAAAATGGCAGCCGAGGATAAGATAAAGGCGATTTTCATGACATCATCCTCCTGATTATTGCGATTTTCAAAAGATACGCATCCGTATGTTTTGGGTACTGAAAATCCTAGGCAACAGTGTGAAGCCGTTGCAATGGGAAAATCTTCAGGTCCACTTCAATAACATCTCCATCGGATCCTGAATGGGGTAAGGGGTGTCAAGCTCAGAGCGGACCAGCCATCCCACGTACAGGAGATAGGCGAGGTGAGCCCGTGCTTCTGCCTCAGCTGGTGGCGCTCCCTTTTTTTGATAAAGGGTGGCGACATAATGAATTCGCCGCTTCTCAATGGTCGCGATTCGTTGACTGAGAACAGGGTTTTGTTTGGCCCAAGAATACATCGCTGCTTCCACCTTTTTCTCGGTCGCAAAGACAAAGGACAAAAGCTGTTCCAGCGTACTATCCGCATCGTGGGCGTTGATGATTCGCTCTGTCGCATGCTCTTCCCAATAGTCAATCATGGAGTCAAGCAAATCCTGACGATCCTGAAAGTGATGATAAAAGCTTCCCTTGCTAATGTTCATCCGTCGGGCAAGCGCTTCGACTCGAACCCCGTCAATGCCTGTTTCGGCCAATGTTTGGAGGCAAGCCTTGATCCAATCCTCTCGCATATATTGCATGATTCACCTCGAAGATACGGTAGCGTATGTTTTCGTTTCCATCCTATTCCTTTAGGGGACGCGTGTCAAATAAAAAAAGCCCTCGATTCGTTTGAACGAACTCGAGGGCATGTTCATTTTAGGTACTCTGTTGATTAACGCAGCGCTTTTACCATCGCGATATGCTCGATACCCGCTTCATCAAACACGTCACCATGTGGCTCATAGCCGAGCTTTTCATAGAATCGTTGTGCATGTGTCTGCGCATTCAGCTTCAAGGTCTCATAGTTTTGCTTGTGAGCATTTTCTTCCATCGCGAGCATGATCAGACGGCCAAGACCCGTTCCGCGCTCCGTTTTGTTGACCGCGACACGCTCTACCTTGCCAACGCCTGGGGCATAAGGACGCAAGCGGCTAGCGCCTACGGGAGTTTCCCCAGCATACGCGACGAAGTGAGTCGTTCCGCTGTTTGCTTCATCGTGCTCGTCGATTTCCAGATCGGCTGGCACTTCCTGTTCTTCGATAAACACGAGACGGCGCACAGAGAGGGCATCCGCCATTTCTTTTTCAGATTGCACGGTTTGGATCAGATATGTTTTGTTCATGCTGAAGAAACACGTCCTTTAATGGCAAAAGATCCCTCCCTGCCAGGGTGACAGGGAGGGTCGTTGGGTACGCATGTAAGGTTACTTTTTCAGCAGGAAGGTCTGGTAAACGCTCCAGATGCCATCCTCCAGTTGATAGATTAGGTGGAAGCGATCCACTTCAGAAGTCAGATCGATCTTGGCCATGCTCATCTGCCCGGTCAGGTCACGCAGCTCATCGTCCGATAGATCGCGTCCGATGGTCAAATGAGGAACGTAAGCATAAGTTTCCTTTTCGTTCACACATTGGTTGGCGATCTTTTGATGCAGCTGAGTGAAGGGCTCTTTATTTTGTAAAGCCAGGTAGATCACATTGGTGGTCGGATGGAAAGACGATACCCGATGAAATTGAGCCGTAAAGCTCTCAGTAGAGGAGGCGACTTGCTCCAGGTGACTTACCAGTTCTGGCAAGTTGGTCTCATCTAGTTCAAAGCCTTCTTTCAACCGGATATACGGAGGGATCAGGGCATATGCCGAGTCGTAACGCTTCCGGTAAGAGTTGGCGACCTCTTGCACCTTGCTGGACGGGAATACTACGATACTGTACATCATGAGAACCACTCCTCCTTCACTATCAAACAAGTATCTTTATTTATATGGTTATCTTGCTATTTTAACAGAAAATTCTTCATTTGTGTAATGTTATGCGTGGGTCTGTATATTCCTCCTGCCACAGGAAAGACTGTGTAGTGCAGGGAGGTGCCGTACAACATGTATATGGCCATGATGATCACATTTATTTTTCTAGTCCTGCTTTTACTGTCTGTGCTGACCTTTACCATCCTCTCAGCCATCCGCAGAGTGGAGTTTGAAGAGGCGCTGGTTACACCAGTGAAGGACGAAGGTCCGCAAGAAGAACAGCCACGGTAAGTTTACCCAAACAGCGAACGCAGCATACGCGGTAAATTCGCTTGCCAGTGGCCCCACGTATGGTCACCCTCAAAGGTCTCGTAGACCAGGGTGGCCATTTTCGTTTGCAAAATGTCACGCAGCTCCTCGTTTGCAGCTACGAGATCCAGTGGCCCGCGAGCGGAGGTAACAGCCGTTTCTTCTGTGCCAATCTCCAGATAGATCGTGTAAGGTACTTCAAATGCTGTATCTGCTACCCGACGATTCAGCTGTGCATCCATCGCAATCGATTGGCAAGCGATCTGCCCAAAGGTGTGGGGATACGCGAAGGCGGTAAACAAGGAAACCACGCCGCCCAAAGATTCACCGATCAGCGTCCGTGCATTGCCCAGTGTCTCCGTCGAGTAATGCGAATCGATATAGCTCACGACCTCATCCGCCAGAAAACGCCGGTAAGCGAGATGCTCGCTACCATCCGGGTGGTAACGGTCTTGACGCTTTTTCTTGTCCACGGGAAGGAAGACGGCCACCAGGTCAGGCAGTTCTTTTTCCCCGATCATGCGATCCAACAGCGTAGCCATCCGGCCCATCGCCAGGTAGTCATCTCCATCCTGTATGTATAGGACGGGATAGGAATAGAGCGGAGAATAGCGCTCCGGGGTATAGACGATCAGCTTTTCCGGCGTTCCCAAATGCCGGCTGTCCAAGATGATTTCCTCAAGAGCCACAAGCTTGTCCTCCTTATGGGATGTTCTGGTGAATATTATACAGGAGAGGACGTGCTTGGACGAGAGTCGTGTGTGGGAAGTGAGATATTTAGTAAACGTGATTGGGGAAAGGTAAACAAAGGCATCATTTTTTTCTTCTAGTCCACCAGGCTTGGCTCCACTTTACTTAAAACTTTTCCACTCCGAGTGAAACATTGTCGCAATTTTGTCACCATATGATACTATGGTAGAAAACGACTTCACTCGATTTGCGGAAGGGGTTGTCTCTATATGAAGAAGCAAGTGCACAGCATCGAAGTCAGAAACGCCGCCCTCAAACGCCTGGCAGAACGAGGAGTAACGGTGGAGGACATTGCAGAAATCGTGTATCTCATGCAATCGCCTTACCATCCTGACCTGACGTTGGCACCATGTATCGAGAGCGTGAAAGCAGTACTGGAAAAAAGGGAAATGCAACACGCCATCCTAGTTGGCGTTGAGTTGGATACGTTAGCGGAGAAAGGCTTGCTGTCCGAGCCGCTCCAGTCGATTATTGCATCAGATGAAGGCCTGTTTGGCTGCGACGAGACATTGGCGCTCGGCTCTGTTTTTGGTTATGGAAGCATCGCGGTGACTACCTTTGGGCATTTGGATAAGCACAAGGTAGGGGTCATCAAGCGTCTGGATACCAAATCTGCGGAGGGGCGTGTTCATACCTTCCTGGATGATCTCGTAGCGAGCGTGGCTGCTAATGCGTCAAGTCGGATGGCTCACCGGATGCGGGATGAGCAGGAGGCCGAGGCGGCGCGGGTGGAAGCGCTCGGTGTGGAGCTGAAGGTCGTCGAAGAGAAGGATGGAGATGGGACCGAGCAGGCTGGGTAAGGTGCTCGGTATAATGTTTGAATAGATGAGGATCATGGAGCCATTCTCTGCTCGAGGGAGAGTTGTTGTGGTTGTTGTTGCAATTGGCTACACGCTGCAACTTTCGTAGATTAGGCTGAGCAGAGAATGGCTTTCTCATGTGAGGGTTGTTGCGTGGATAGATCGGGTGCGCAATGAATAGCCTCGCATTTCTAACGTTCGTCTTGGATTCGTTTCGGGAGAGTTCCTGTCTAGGTGAAAAAGAGGGGAAAATCCTGCATAAAATGAATCCCGGACATGTATTTTTTGGTGACCTTTTGGTGGGAGTGAAAAAATTTACTAGAAAATATGTTTTTCCTCTTGAATTTCGTTTTGTCATGCTGTATAGTAATAAATGTGATCGACGTCCGGTGCGATTGGGGCCCTTAGCTCAGTTGGTCAGAGCGGTCGGCTCATAACCGATTGGTCGTAGGTTCGAGTCCTACAGGGCCCACCATTAAACGAGTACATTGATGTTTAAGATCACATACATATCCCATGATCCGGTAGCTCAGTTGGGAGAGCACCATCTTGACAGGGTGGGGGTCGCTGGTTCGAACCCAGTCCGGATCACCATATTTTTAAATTAAGCTCCTTGATAATTCAAGGAGCTTTTTGATATTTTTTTGAGGTGTAAATTTTGGAAAAGGGGTGGAATCTGTGCTGATATAACTAATATTATAAGAACTAAGTGTATTGAGGCGTTCAAACGTGTGGGTATTAAAGTAATTTACATAATATATATTCTGGAATGGCAAAACGAGAGTTATAGAGTCGGTCCGATAATTATTGGTGCGTCCGGTGGAGTTATGGGTTGCGTCCATAGTAGTTATGTTAGTCATTTTTAGTTCAAAATAAACTGCATGTTAACTTGCTTTAAATATGAGAATTCAATACGACGTAGTTATTAAGGCTGTAAGTAGGCATGAAGAAGGAGTTCAATTTCTAAATGAAGTAAGGTTTAGGAGCGAAATAACGACTATTTTTTGATTATTGCTATTGTAATTAGTCTATAAAAGAATTCCAACAAATAAATAGGGTAACCTAGTTCTAAGTTGCTTTTTTATTACCATATTTATTCCACACAATAGATCTGTTTCTAAAAATCAAAGTCGAATTTTGTCGTTAAATAGTAGATGTTGGAACAGGCAAGTTAGATTATTCTTATAATAATATAGTTTTTTTGTACCAAAATATTTTGGGACTTAAGATGTGGCATTGAATAAAGGAGAGTAGATTTAATGACAGAGGCATTAGCACAGCTACCAAATACTCAATTAAGTAAAACTATCGGTAGTCTTGCACTCTTAAAAACAACATGGGAAGTAAGACAGACGGATTATATTGATAATTTTGTTCCGTTTCTTGCGACTTTAATTAAAAAGCAAAAATACTTGAGTATTAATGTCAATAAGGTCTGTGATGACTTTAAAAACGAATTTGGCCTCATAATTCCTTATCATCCAATGATAGGTTTAATAAATCGAGCACAAAAAAAGGGACTTATAAAAAGAGGGGCAGATTCATACGAACCAGTATGGGAAAAAATAGAGAGTATTCAATTTGAACCGGATGTGCACGATCAATTAAGAAAAATAGAATATATAATTGACGAAATGATTTCTTTTAACCATAGGGTGTTTGCAGCGCAAACGTCAAGAGAAGAAGCAGAAAGTAATATATTATCTTTCTTAAAAGAATATGATGTTGATATTATCTACGACATTGAAAACAATGTATTTCCGAACGTAACCATTGCCTCAAAAAACAGATTCTTTACTTATCGATTTATACAAAACGCTTACAAGAGCAACCCTAAAATATTTGAATACATAATGGATCTTGCGATTGGGTCAGTATTAGCAAACTCAATATTAAATAATGACATAGTTAACATGAGTGGAAAGTTAAGCGGGATTAATCTATATTTTGATACTAGGTTTATCCTTAGATTATTAGGTACTGAAGGCGAAGAAAGAAGTGAATCATACCAAGAATTCTTAAAGTTACTTAGTGAAGAAGATGCTAAACTTTACATTTTCAATCATACATATGATGAGATTATAGGAATTCTTAAAGATTCCAAACGTAGAATCAGAAATACTAAAACAGACTATTCACAAGCTAGTCCGGTACTTTTATATTTTATTCAAAAAGAATTCAACGAATCTGATATCGATAGATTTATTACTAAGGTCGAACTAGTAATTAGCGCAAACAATATAAGCATCCAAAACGCTCCTGAACCTGAAGAACTTAAGCTGTTCCAAATAGATTATGATAAATTATTAAAAACAATCGTTGGGAGATATAAGCGAAGGAATCCCTCATATAATGAGAAGGAAAAAGAAGATGCTCTATTAAAAGACGTTAAGTCAATAGAAGCAATATATAAATTTAGAAAAGGAAAAAATCCGAAAGCTATTAATGATAGTGTGAGTATTTTTATTACAACAAATACAGCTTTAGCACAAGCAGTTAAATCTTTTGGTTTATCTGAGAACGTACATTATCGTATACCAGCATGTATTACAGATGTATTACTAGGTACTATATTATGGTTACAATCCCCAACTCAAGTAACAAAAATAAATGAGAAGAAAATAATTGCTGATTGCATTGCAGCTTTACAACCAAATGAGCAATTATTAAGGAGATTTCTCTTAGAAGTAGATAAGTTACAGCAAGAGAAAATGATTGATGAGCGAGAGGTATTTACTATTACGTTCATATAGAGGTGCATTAGATGCTTTAGAGGAGAAAACTTTCGGAGATATAAACAACTTTACTGACCAGACAGCTGAAGAAATACTACAAGAAATTAAAGATGAAATTCATGGTCAGGCAGTCGAGATGTTTGAAATGGAGAAAGAACAATTAGTAACTAAACTAGATGGTTATGAAAGAAATATACATGAATTAGAGAAAAAAAATGATATATCTGAACAAGAAATACGATCTACTCATAGTAATTTAGATAAGATATCTAATAATGTTGCTACTGTGTTAAGTTCGCTGATATATGTTCTACTAATTTTCGTCATAGCAATTGGTACGTGGGCTCAATTTAAATCTAGTTTTCTAGAGCAAAGCATTTATCTCAGAGTCGGTTCAATATTATTGACACTTATTTTAGGGGCACTTAGTGTTTACTCAGGTTTTAATATTAAAAACACTCGATTTAAAACTAAGGAGTATATAAGAAATAATGTCTATAACTTTTTAACAGGAAAAAGGTGAATCCCATAGATACACAAGTCCCGATAATGTTTATTATCGGGTTCTTTGTTCAGTTAAAAGACACACAGATTGAATTAAATTATCTTATGAAAATATCGTCGAGCGATCCTAATATTGTAAAAGGAATAAACCAGTGAAAGTGAAAAGAAACCCATAAGATGACCGCCCAGCTTCAGATCTAGGATATTTCAATAATCATTGTTCCGTCATGGAGAGTTAGAGATGGGTCCCTAGTAAGTGTGTTAGTCTTAATTAGTAGAATAACAAATTTGGTATTATTATGGATTTAATGTAATCAACCGATCGTTTATTAAACAACTATGCAAAGAATGCTTTCCCGAAAGCATCTGCAGCATCTCGCTGCATATTAGGGAATAGGTGACTATACGTATCTAAGGTCATTCGTGTGTTTGCATGTCCTAAACGCTCAGCAACGATTTTGGGATGTACTCCTTGTAGGAGTAAAAGAGTGGCATGGGTATGCCTTAAGTCATGAAAGCGAATATCTGGCAAATTAGCTTTTTCAATTATGATTTTGAATTGTCGATTAAGATTACGAGGATTTATCGGGGTTCTTTCTTTTGACTGTACAACTAGACAATCGGGGGCATCTTTCCAAAGATTTAATTCTTCCATTACTTTCGTTGGCAATGAAATGGTTCTACGACCAGTTTTTGTTTTGGGGGCAGAGTTAAATTGTTTACCATCATGACTTAATGTCTGCACAATGGAAATATTCCTATTATTAAAATCGACATCTTTCCAACGTAAGCCAAGTATTTCACCTTGTCTCGCTCCACATGTTAAAGCAAGTAAGAAAGCAAGATAGTAACTGTATCCTACCGCAGCAGACAAAAATCTCCTCGCTTGTTGAGTATCCCATACTTTTATTTCATTCTTTTCTTCCCTAGGAGCATCCAACATGTTAGCCACATTACGATCTAATAGTTCCCATCGTACAGCTTTATTCAAGGCTGCCTTAATGAGAGTATGGATCTTTCTTCGATTTATACTTGACATTTTATCTTCAGCAGCTAGTTTATTGTAGAAATTCTGCAATGAAAAAGGCTTTAACTTTCCTAAAGGAATATGTCCAAGAGCCGGAATAATATGCTTTTGTATAGCCCACGTATAATAACTCAGTGTTGAAGGGCGGACTCGCAATTTCTTATCTATCAAAAATTGCTCCATAAATTCTCCGAATGGCATTTGAGAGTACTCGTTGTAGTAACCATTCTTAACTAATACTAGTAATTCGTTTCCAGCCTGGAGTGCTTCTCGTTTTGTTCGAAACCCACCTTTGGATTTTGTTATCCGTTTTCCTTCGGGCGTTTTACCTATAGTAATACGGTAATACCACGTGTTTCCCCGTTTTATTACATAAGGTTTTTGCATTATCAATCGCTCCTCTACCTAATCTTATACAGCACTGCAGTATTTGGTAAAATGGTAACAATATCCTCTGAATAAGTGGAGAGCATATTCAAACAAACAAGATTGGTATATTCAAATCAAACACTTCAATAGATGGGGGCGAAATTCTGTGGGAAGATATGGAGAGGCTGCAACGAACGCAGTGAATTTCTTACACGATAATATTGCTTCAACGCCTTTGAAAGCATGGGAAATGGCTACGATAAAAATATTCGGAGAGGGGACATGGGGTCAGGTTAAAGGGTGTCCTAGAAGTTCATTCTTAGGTCTTAGTGAAGAGGGATTGATAAAAGGAGTCCCTAAAGGACATTATACTAAATCGCAAAAGATTAAAAAGTGTGTAATTAAAGCAGTTGAATTAATTAAAAACAATTCTGAGCTAGCTGATAACCAATCCAACTTATGGAAACAAGTTGTAGAAGGAAGAAACATTTCACATAATTTTCAGATGGATAAAGTAATCTCTCTCTTGAAAAGCAAATTCATTGACCTTTAATTTTAAGGATCTAAATTGACCAGGGGTAACGAAAAAGTTCCGATAATCATTGTTATCGGAACTTTTAAGACATAGGACATAAAATGCCATTTCCTGCAATGGGAAAATACTGGTATAATCCAAGTGAAACTGGAGGAGTAATCAACACTATAATATCTTTATCGATTATTCAACTAATAGATTTTGATTTTTGGAAATTATTTACAAAATGAGCAATGATAATTTTTGGGGATTAGATCACTTCTTGATAATACTCATTAAAAAAAGATCTTTCTTATTATTGACAGTAAATGTAGAAAGGATGCGAAGTAGTGATTCCCCCTAAAACATTTATTTCGTATTGTTGGACAAGCGAAGATCATAAATACTGGGTGTTAAATCTTGCTAAAAGGCTAAAATCAGATGGTATTGATGTATCTATTGACATCTGGCATCTAAAGCCGGGTCAAGATATTTATCATTTCATGGAAAAAAACGCAATGTCTTCTGATATAGATCGAATAATCGTAATTTGTGATCGGGGTTACTATTTAAAAGCAGAAAAGAGGATTGGAGGAGTAGGTACTGAAACCCAGATAATTTCTCCAGATGTTTATAATAATGTTAATCAGGAAAAGGTAATTCCGGTTGTTGTGGAAAAAAATGAACAGGGTATTCCCTATATCCCATCTTATATGAAATCTAGATTATATATTGATCTTTCCACAAGAGATAAATATGAAAGCGGGTATCGTAATCTAGTCAGGCATATATTAGGTGTTCCGGAGGAGCCGGAACCAGAACTAGGCAATTTCCCTTCATGGTTACAGGAAAACATTAAGGAAGATGGGCAGAATGTTAATGATAAAAAAAGACAAGAGATTGAGATAGAAATTATTGATTCTAATAAAAACATAAAATTATTACCTGAAACTGAATCAATGCTAGATCGTTTCCTACTGGTGTTTAATGCTCATGGAATAAATATTAATGAGATTCCTTTTTTACTCCCTAAGGAATTTGGAATTACATTACAAAATTTTATTACTAAAAATAGTATTATCTCTATTCTTACTAATGACCTAATTGAATGGACAGCAAAAACCTTTAATGTGAAAAAATCCTGGATTCTAGGAACTACAGATATACTTTCTAGTTACCCTTATGAGTTATTTGGATACTATAAAAGGATTAATAGATTTATTGCTCGTTTAATCGATCTTCGGAATAGCTCGGTGAAAGATCTTGAAGTTAATTTCATTAAAGTAGGATCAGATGAACTTATCGCTAACGAAGATCGAAAGGGAGAAGTGCTACTAACATTATCCTATAACAGAACTATTGGTACTAATAAAATCGCTGATATATTTGAACCTACCCATGATATCTGGTATTGGGGATATTGGCGCTCAAGATTTCAAATTAAGTCAATAATTTATATTTGTGAAAAATGTTCAGTTATTACTAACGGTTATGAAATCTCAAAATCAGAAGTTGAAAACTATAGAAAAGGCTTTCCATCAGATTTTCATACGAAATTTAACAGCATCAAATGGTATCCAGAAGATTATGTAACCAATCCTAAAAATCAAATTAGTAAGGACTCAGAAGAGTACCCACTTGTTATTAATTATATTAATGAACAAGGTTATATGGATTGCTTGAATGAGATCCTTAATCAGCACAAATCTAATTAAATTCCAAAGTTGTGTTTAGTTTACAAATACAACTATATATCCTAAGGGTTCGTCGACTTACTACATGACTGTACAATAATAACCCAAATTCTGCATCAAAAACTTAAAGAGGGATTTTAAAGATTAGAAGGCTAAACCATTTTTAGATTTAACATCATTAAATCCAGAATGCTGGATATATACTTTTTACTAAGGATTGGTTGGAATGGAAAAGGTCAGTTGGCGGGAAGTTTCGCTCGGAAAACTTGTCGCGATGGGAGCGAACGCTGGAAGACGCTGGTACATGGATGTCGGAGGAGAGCAGCGAATTATCAGCTACCGAAGCTCGTCAGAGGATCCGATGCTCGTAGCCGACGATCAGCGTCTTGAACGCTTAAGGGAACGAGGAGTACATGCTCTATCCGAAAGGGACCATTCTCGTTTCCTTGGGTAGATATTCGCGCGGCGTCGGCATGCTGAAGGAAGTTGCACTTGCAGAGGTAAAAATCTGCGGTTTACGGGCCAATGTAAACGACGTGCTACCAGAGTATTTGTTTCATGTGCTGCGGTGGTATCGAATGAAGCAGGAGGACCGCTGGAGTCAGCGGCAGCTGAAGAGCTTGCCGATCCCGCTGCCGCCGTTAGTTGTTTAGCGCGATATCATCGAATTTGTATCAAAGCTGAGGGAGATCCAGGATCGTCGCAAGCGGCTGATCGCCAAGGTCTTGGATTATATCAAGGCCCAGTACGAGACGATCATTGTGAAAGGGTCCACGTATCAATTCCGAAGCACACTAAGCCGTTGGATCGCATGCGTCGAGGTAGGTCGTCAGCTTCCCGCACATTCCCTCCATGAAGGCACGTGGTATTGGAAGGGAAGGCCTGATCCATTCTTCAAAAGGCCGCAATTTACGAAGGTAGGATACAATGACAATGAATGGTTAACCCAGTATTCTGCAGTGATTGCCCTGCCAGGCGATATTTTGTGGTATCGGTACGAAAACGAGTATACCGAAGGAGCGGTGATCGTCCATCGATGAGAACGACCCGTCGTCATCTCGAACGACTGGATCAAGATCACGCCGTTACCGGGCGTTCCCTCGGAGTTCTTAGCGGCGTACATCAAGGCAAATTACCAACACGCCGGAGCATTGTTCCAATACCGGGATCGAAGACACATTGCTGATATCATCTAAGTAAGACGGTTACCTTTTTGGCGGTGGATAACCGCTTTTTTCTTTTTGATATATTGATAATTGTGCATGTGGCCATGGAAAATTGAGACTTGTGTGAGCTGGAGACAGCAGAGATGTCCTAGTTAAAATAAAAGTTAACTAATAATCTAACCATATGGAAAAAGAACGGACAACTGGCCCCAAATAAACCGTCACTCATTCTTTTAGGGCTGTGTGAATCACCTGTTCTTGAACAAACTTCGCACAGCGGAGGAATGAACCTCCGCTCAAGCCTTATGTCTATCTTAGCTTATGAACAAAGAAACCTAACAGTTTCTCCAAAAATGATAAACGGCATTAGATCTATAATCACTTTTATCGTATTCCTTCTTAAATTTAAGAGGAAATTAGCCCTCATATCTAAAATGTGTTTAAAAATGAATAGTAAGTGAGGCAAAAGTATGGGAGATATCAAACTCTTTCGGATTAATAGCAGCCAAGTGAAGGAACTTCAAGGACATTCAG
This is a stretch of genomic DNA from Brevibacillus choshinensis. It encodes these proteins:
- a CDS encoding restriction endonuclease subunit S domain-containing protein, whose translation is MLYPKGTILVSLGRYSRGVGMLKEVALAEVKICGLRANVNDVLPEYLFHVLRWYRMKQEDRWSQRQLKSLPIPLPPLVV
- a CDS encoding toll/interleukin-1 receptor domain-containing protein, whose translation is MIPPKTFISYCWTSEDHKYWVLNLAKRLKSDGIDVSIDIWHLKPGQDIYHFMEKNAMSSDIDRIIVICDRGYYLKAEKRIGGVGTETQIISPDVYNNVNQEKVIPVVVEKNEQGIPYIPSYMKSRLYIDLSTRDKYESGYRNLVRHILGVPEEPEPELGNFPSWLQENIKEDGQNVNDKKRQEIEIEIIDSNKNIKLLPETESMLDRFLLVFNAHGININEIPFLLPKEFGITLQNFITKNSIISILTNDLIEWTAKTFNVKKSWILGTTDILSSYPYELFGYYKRINRFIARLIDLRNSSVKDLEVNFIKVGSDELIANEDRKGEVLLTLSYNRTIGTNKIADIFEPTHDIWYWGYWRSRFQIKSIIYICEKCSVITNGYEISKSEVENYRKGFPSDFHTKFNSIKWYPEDYVTNPKNQISKDSEEYPLVINYINEQGYMDCLNEILNQHKSN